In Rhodococcus sp. OK302, one genomic interval encodes:
- a CDS encoding winged helix-turn-helix transcriptional regulator: MAIKRSYGHYCGVARALDVVGNRWSLLIVRELLVGPARYGQLQAGLPGISTNLLAERLRELEEAGVVRRQLDAVSNGVAYALTPWGSELRGTVAALVNWSTPLMVSGPRRDGFRPHWLVVAIESLLDGKRTEVPATVGLEVDGTTVTVRVDEFGTHVVLDIDAQPGTVLRAEPLVVLGLASGMLTVEQAIAAGDLRGERQDLAAVFGAD, encoded by the coding sequence ATGGCAATCAAACGGTCCTACGGCCACTACTGCGGCGTGGCGCGTGCGCTCGACGTCGTGGGCAACCGGTGGAGCCTGCTCATCGTGCGCGAACTACTCGTGGGGCCGGCCCGTTACGGGCAACTCCAGGCCGGCCTTCCCGGGATCTCCACCAATCTGCTGGCCGAGCGCCTGCGCGAGCTGGAAGAAGCCGGCGTGGTCCGGCGCCAGCTTGACGCCGTCAGCAACGGCGTTGCCTACGCACTCACCCCCTGGGGAAGCGAACTTCGCGGCACTGTCGCGGCACTCGTGAACTGGAGCACGCCGCTCATGGTTTCCGGCCCGCGTCGCGATGGTTTCCGACCGCATTGGTTGGTGGTGGCAATCGAATCGCTGTTGGACGGCAAGCGAACCGAGGTACCCGCGACCGTCGGCTTGGAGGTCGACGGCACGACTGTCACGGTGCGCGTCGACGAATTTGGTACCCACGTCGTGCTCGATATCGATGCGCAACCCGGGACCGTGCTTCGCGCAGAACCGTTGGTGGTGCTCGGCCTTGCGTCAGGCATGCTGACGGTCGAGCAGGCGATCGCGGCAGGAGATCTCCGAGGCGAAAGGCAGGACCTCGCTGCGGTTTTCGGAGCCGACTGA
- a CDS encoding sensor histidine kinase: protein MVTHEEATARRRISVLGRSERRVLSWIAAVVVPTVAAALMGLVDRFSGVNGENALFFVVVVLVALLGGVGPAILSALISGLLLNYFFTDPKYSFTIAEPDNFITTVVLLIVAVAVAVLVDAAAKRAREAKRASEEAELLALFAGSVLRGADLSTLLEKAREIYRQRGVSVVHLDDGVVEAVGTEPPTTESEADTVCEVNDGEYLLLLSGPELSARDRRVLAVVAHQAAGMIRQEQLTVEASKAAALTEADQLRRALLSAVSHDLRTPLAGVKAAVSSLRSDDIEFSPEDTAELLATIEESADQLTALVGNLLDSSRLAAGVVKPTLRPVYLEEVVHRALLGLGIGGRSDSRARSVIVDVGTVAVQADQGLLERVIANIVDNALRYGGGTPVRVGAARIGNQAVISIADTGPGVPRGEAEAMFQPFQRMGDRDNTGGVGLGLSVVRGFVDAMGGTVSATDTPGGGLTMIVELAAAGTNGSES, encoded by the coding sequence ATGGTCACCCACGAGGAGGCGACTGCCCGGCGCCGGATCTCGGTTCTGGGACGCTCGGAGCGTCGCGTGTTGTCGTGGATTGCAGCAGTGGTGGTTCCGACGGTCGCAGCGGCCCTTATGGGCTTGGTAGACCGGTTCTCCGGGGTGAACGGCGAGAATGCGTTGTTCTTTGTCGTGGTCGTTCTGGTCGCACTACTCGGCGGCGTCGGGCCGGCCATCCTTTCTGCACTGATCTCCGGCCTATTGCTCAACTACTTCTTCACCGACCCGAAATACAGTTTCACGATCGCCGAGCCCGACAACTTCATCACCACGGTGGTGCTGCTGATAGTTGCTGTGGCAGTGGCAGTTCTGGTCGATGCTGCAGCCAAACGGGCCCGGGAGGCGAAGCGGGCGTCCGAGGAAGCCGAACTTCTTGCACTGTTCGCGGGTTCGGTGCTGCGCGGTGCTGATTTGTCGACGCTGCTGGAGAAGGCACGCGAAATCTATCGGCAGCGAGGGGTTTCCGTTGTTCATCTCGACGATGGCGTCGTCGAGGCCGTGGGAACTGAGCCGCCGACGACGGAGTCGGAAGCCGACACGGTGTGTGAGGTCAACGACGGCGAGTACTTGCTGCTACTTTCCGGTCCCGAGTTGAGTGCCCGTGACCGCCGCGTCCTAGCCGTCGTGGCGCATCAGGCGGCGGGCATGATTCGTCAGGAACAGTTGACCGTCGAAGCGAGCAAGGCAGCTGCCCTGACGGAGGCTGATCAACTGCGCCGAGCACTGCTTTCGGCTGTGAGCCATGACCTTCGGACACCGCTCGCCGGCGTCAAGGCCGCGGTATCCAGCCTGCGCAGCGACGACATCGAATTCTCACCGGAAGACACTGCGGAACTGTTGGCAACCATCGAAGAGTCCGCCGACCAGCTCACCGCATTGGTGGGTAACCTCCTCGATTCGTCGAGATTGGCTGCCGGAGTGGTGAAGCCGACCTTGCGGCCGGTGTATCTGGAAGAAGTTGTGCACCGGGCGCTCCTCGGACTCGGTATCGGCGGACGATCCGATTCCCGGGCTCGGAGCGTCATCGTGGATGTCGGAACCGTTGCCGTGCAAGCCGATCAAGGCCTGCTCGAGCGAGTGATTGCAAACATCGTGGACAACGCTCTGCGTTACGGGGGAGGCACACCGGTACGGGTGGGCGCTGCACGGATCGGTAATCAGGCCGTGATCAGCATTGCCGACACCGGTCCGGGGGTGCCGCGAGGCGAAGCCGAAGCAATGTTCCAGCCGTTCCAACGGATGGGGGACCGCGACAACACCGGTGGCGTCGGGCTCGGACTGTCAGTAGTCCGGGGGTTCGTCGACGCGATGGGCGGAACGGTCAGTGCCACCGATACTCCGGGTGGCGGGTTGACGATGATCGTGGAATTGGCCGCGGCAGGTACGAATGGAAGCGAGTCATGA
- a CDS encoding aspartate/glutamate racemase family protein translates to MTTIGFLHTSAVHVPTFDGLTHQTWPLLATIHVVDETLLTQARAEGPEATRTAVLARLNELNYHGADIVCCTCSTIGDIAEQAEIDLPVFRVDRPMARRAVALGPRIGVVAALESTLKPTRDLIAQEAEAASIAISVELVVAGHSWSLFEAGDMEGYIRVITESALALEGRVDVIVLAQASMAPAERHLIGLSVPILSSPRLAVEHAATSSELTVPQRG, encoded by the coding sequence ATGACGACAATCGGGTTCCTGCATACATCAGCAGTTCATGTCCCAACGTTTGACGGGTTGACGCACCAGACTTGGCCGCTGCTCGCAACGATCCATGTGGTGGATGAAACATTGTTGACTCAGGCGCGGGCAGAGGGACCCGAGGCGACTCGGACCGCCGTGTTGGCTCGCCTCAACGAACTCAACTACCACGGTGCCGATATTGTCTGCTGCACCTGCTCGACGATTGGTGACATCGCGGAGCAAGCAGAGATTGACCTGCCCGTATTCCGCGTCGACCGCCCCATGGCTCGTCGAGCCGTCGCGTTGGGACCGCGGATCGGGGTCGTCGCCGCACTGGAGTCCACCTTGAAGCCCACACGGGACTTGATTGCCCAAGAAGCTGAGGCTGCGAGCATTGCGATCAGTGTCGAACTCGTGGTCGCTGGCCACTCGTGGTCGCTGTTCGAGGCCGGAGATATGGAGGGGTACATCCGTGTCATCACCGAGAGCGCACTCGCCCTTGAAGGCAGAGTCGACGTAATCGTGCTGGCCCAAGCGAGCATGGCGCCCGCTGAAAGGCACCTCATCGGCCTCTCAGTACCTATCTTGTCGAGTCCACGTCTCGCTGTTGAACATGCCGCCACGAGCAGTGAGTTGACCGTGCCGCAGCGCGGGTGA
- a CDS encoding FAD-dependent monooxygenase, which yields MRTVGIIGGGIGGLATALALAGAGWSVTVFEQAPALTEVGAGITLWPNALAALDHLGVGDDIRRRAAPGWVGGIRNRQGQWLMRTSEERFRAMHGNFVAMHRADLVDVLRTALPESVTVRLGSPVTGIEVGGAIRCGDRTENFDLLVGADGIDSLTRQTIFPEYPVPRSLSIRAWRWIVDDFGVVDVGGILGAGTEFGIVPLGNGRLYVFAATRLSKETPDPSLDDFLDWPGPIPQLISAVAPEQILRHDIRDLPALPSFVRKSVVLVGDAAHAMGPHLGQGACQALEDAVALGAHAHDVATYDYLRTGRTHRLQVRSRRSARIILTRGAGATAVRDLVLRALPAELFLRGMGSNFSTRNMM from the coding sequence ATGCGAACAGTCGGAATCATCGGAGGCGGTATCGGGGGCCTGGCAACGGCGCTAGCTCTTGCAGGCGCAGGATGGTCGGTCACAGTGTTCGAGCAAGCTCCGGCCCTTACCGAGGTGGGTGCCGGAATCACTTTGTGGCCGAACGCACTCGCTGCACTCGATCACCTTGGAGTAGGCGATGACATCCGAAGGAGAGCCGCCCCCGGCTGGGTAGGCGGGATACGTAATCGCCAGGGGCAGTGGTTGATGCGGACTAGTGAGGAGAGATTCCGTGCGATGCACGGCAACTTCGTCGCGATGCATCGCGCCGATCTGGTCGATGTTCTCCGCACAGCACTTCCAGAGTCGGTAACTGTACGGCTCGGCTCCCCGGTCACGGGGATTGAGGTGGGTGGTGCGATTCGATGTGGCGATCGCACTGAGAATTTCGATCTGCTCGTCGGCGCCGACGGAATCGACAGCCTCACGCGACAAACGATTTTCCCTGAGTATCCAGTACCGCGGTCGCTGAGCATTCGCGCGTGGAGGTGGATCGTTGATGACTTCGGCGTTGTCGATGTTGGTGGCATCCTCGGTGCCGGAACCGAATTCGGAATCGTTCCCCTGGGGAATGGGCGGTTGTACGTGTTCGCCGCCACCCGACTGTCGAAGGAAACGCCGGACCCGTCGTTGGACGATTTTCTGGACTGGCCGGGTCCGATTCCTCAACTTATCTCTGCTGTCGCGCCGGAGCAGATTCTTCGGCATGACATCAGGGATCTTCCGGCACTACCGTCCTTTGTTCGGAAAAGTGTTGTGCTCGTGGGTGATGCCGCACATGCGATGGGACCGCATCTCGGTCAAGGTGCATGTCAGGCGCTCGAGGATGCCGTCGCGCTCGGTGCTCATGCTCATGATGTGGCGACCTATGACTACCTGCGCACCGGGAGAACGCATCGCCTTCAAGTGCGCTCACGCCGATCCGCCCGAATTATCCTCACTCGTGGCGCTGGCGCTACTGCAGTTCGAGACCTCGTTCTGCGAGCGCTTCCCGCCGAGTTGTTTCTTCGGGGTATGGGATCGAACTTCAGTACTCGAAACATGATGTAA
- a CDS encoding GIY-YIG nuclease family protein, which translates to MDAISTAETAQDESAIYLAALPLARAEVLVRPCPVPASPGVYGWWFRELPADIDTSGCAKKDGLTLLYTGISPSAPPTNGKPPSTQNIRKRIRTHYSGNAEGSTLRKTLGCLLSNQLGIELRRVGSGNRRTFVTGEKVLSEWMDENALVSWVEHPEPWVLEHKLITTLDVPLNLDANAHNNFYLSLKAVRRAAVVRANELPVIPNPGVGGR; encoded by the coding sequence ATGGATGCGATCTCAACTGCCGAAACTGCTCAGGATGAAAGCGCCATCTACTTAGCAGCGCTGCCCCTCGCTCGTGCCGAAGTTCTAGTGCGACCCTGCCCCGTGCCGGCTTCCCCTGGTGTCTACGGCTGGTGGTTCCGAGAGTTGCCCGCTGACATCGACACGTCGGGTTGCGCTAAGAAGGACGGGTTGACCTTGCTGTACACGGGGATCAGCCCATCGGCACCGCCTACCAACGGCAAACCTCCTAGTACTCAGAACATCCGCAAACGCATCCGCACTCACTATTCAGGGAACGCGGAAGGATCGACGCTCCGCAAGACGCTCGGGTGTCTGCTGTCTAACCAACTGGGGATCGAGCTGCGTCGGGTTGGTTCTGGCAATCGTCGGACGTTCGTGACGGGGGAGAAGGTGCTGTCCGAGTGGATGGATGAGAACGCGTTGGTGTCGTGGGTCGAGCATCCTGAACCGTGGGTGTTGGAGCACAAGCTCATCACCACATTGGATGTGCCTCTGAACTTGGATGCCAACGCGCACAACAACTTTTACTTGTCACTCAAGGCAGTTCGTCGGGCTGCGGTAGTTCGAGCGAATGAGTTGCCTGTGATCCCGAATCCGGGTGTGGGTGGTCGGTGA
- a CDS encoding response regulator — translation MSRILVVDDEPQILRALRINLSVRGYDVVTASTGAGALRAAAERPPDVVVLDLGLPDMDGTEVLAGLRGWCTAPVIVLSARTDSADKVEALDAGADDYVTKPFGMDEFLARVRAAARRGTSATDTSEPSVETASFTVDLAAKTVSRGGEQVHLTPTEWGMLEMLVRNRGKLVGQKELLREVWGPAYDTETHYLRVYLAQLRRKLEDDPAHPKHLITEAGMGYRFVI, via the coding sequence ATGAGCCGAATACTGGTAGTTGACGACGAACCGCAGATCTTGCGGGCACTACGCATCAATTTGTCGGTGCGGGGATACGACGTAGTGACGGCGTCGACGGGTGCCGGCGCATTGCGAGCTGCCGCGGAACGTCCACCGGACGTCGTGGTACTCGATCTCGGGCTTCCCGATATGGACGGCACCGAAGTGCTTGCCGGACTGCGCGGCTGGTGCACGGCGCCGGTCATCGTATTGTCGGCGCGAACCGACTCGGCCGACAAGGTCGAGGCACTCGACGCGGGTGCCGACGACTACGTGACCAAGCCTTTCGGGATGGACGAGTTTCTGGCTCGCGTACGGGCGGCGGCCCGGCGGGGGACATCCGCGACCGATACATCGGAGCCGTCGGTAGAGACTGCGTCCTTTACTGTGGATTTGGCAGCCAAGACGGTCAGTCGCGGAGGCGAACAAGTCCACCTGACACCCACGGAGTGGGGAATGCTCGAAATGCTGGTCCGCAATCGCGGAAAACTGGTGGGGCAGAAGGAACTACTGCGCGAGGTGTGGGGTCCGGCCTACGACACCGAAACCCACTACCTACGTGTGTACCTGGCTCAACTGAGGCGCAAACTCGAAGACGACCCGGCACATCCCAAACACCTGATCACCGAGGCCGGGATGGGCTATCGCTTCGTGATCTGA
- a CDS encoding universal stress protein, which yields MNAPIVVGVDGSERALDAVRWAAREALLRNLPLHLVAVVHTESNTFGNAFTLGTPKFPDQRNEGRERLSGAHSVAAEVNDDRLTVTDHLARGHPVEALLEQSTDAAMLVVGSRGQGRWADGVLGSVSTATAMHARCPVAVIRGISAPGDPPLDGPVVVGVDGTENSEPAIAEAFETAFLHGVDVVAVHAWDDSHHSTAFRSAPDGSALELPAIETAELVVLAERLAGWKQKYPDVTVQRVVVRDSPAHQLIAESKAAQLVVVGRRGRGGFTSMLLGSTSRNLLHRAECPLLIVSQITKR from the coding sequence ATGAACGCACCAATTGTCGTCGGAGTTGATGGATCCGAGCGCGCGTTGGACGCGGTTCGGTGGGCGGCACGTGAGGCACTGCTCCGCAACCTGCCACTGCACCTGGTTGCTGTGGTGCACACCGAATCGAATACCTTCGGAAACGCCTTTACCCTTGGCACACCAAAGTTTCCGGATCAGAGAAACGAAGGAAGGGAACGACTTTCCGGTGCGCACTCGGTTGCTGCAGAGGTTAACGACGACCGTCTGACCGTTACCGACCACTTGGCCCGCGGGCACCCGGTCGAAGCACTCCTGGAGCAGTCGACGGACGCCGCGATGCTGGTCGTAGGATCGCGTGGCCAGGGCCGCTGGGCCGACGGCGTGCTCGGCTCCGTCAGCACCGCGACCGCGATGCACGCACGTTGCCCGGTAGCCGTCATCCGCGGAATCTCGGCGCCCGGTGACCCACCACTCGACGGCCCCGTAGTGGTCGGCGTCGACGGCACGGAGAACAGCGAGCCCGCCATCGCCGAGGCCTTCGAGACGGCCTTTCTGCACGGAGTTGATGTTGTTGCGGTTCATGCTTGGGACGATTCACATCATTCAACAGCTTTCCGCTCCGCTCCAGACGGATCCGCCCTCGAATTGCCGGCCATCGAGACTGCCGAACTGGTGGTACTCGCCGAAAGGCTTGCCGGATGGAAGCAAAAGTATCCGGACGTCACGGTTCAGCGAGTTGTCGTGCGCGACAGTCCAGCACACCAACTCATCGCCGAATCGAAGGCTGCACAACTGGTGGTCGTCGGCCGACGAGGGCGCGGCGGTTTCACCTCGATGCTCCTCGGCTCCACAAGCCGGAACCTTCTACATCGAGCGGAGTGCCCGCTGTTGATCGTCTCTCAGATCACGAAGCGATAG
- a CDS encoding zinc-binding alcohol dehydrogenase family protein: MTAWQVNEPGPVRTHPLIKADQSIPVPHAGQLLVRVLACGVCRTDLHVAEGDLPVHRVNVVPGHEIVGLVEKVGDAVEDFVPGDRVGIPWLHYTCGRCEFCLRDRENLCPNSTYTGWDVDGGYAEYALATAEFALKLPTGYSDAELAPLLCAGIIGFRALQRADVPAGGRLGIYGFGGSAHLAAQVAMARDAEVHVMTRSESARALATELGATSVQDAYDPPPAKLDSAILFAPVGDLVPPAMEALNRGGILSIAGIHLSDTPSLNYQKHLFYEREIRSVTANTRGDAREFLEFAGEHHLDVTTTEYPLAEANSALVDLAEDRVTGAAVLIP, encoded by the coding sequence ATGACTGCGTGGCAGGTCAACGAGCCTGGTCCCGTCAGAACACATCCTCTGATCAAGGCCGACCAGTCAATACCCGTCCCCCATGCCGGACAACTGCTGGTTCGAGTCCTCGCCTGCGGAGTGTGCCGCACTGATCTGCATGTGGCCGAAGGTGACCTCCCAGTACACCGCGTCAATGTGGTCCCCGGACACGAAATTGTCGGACTGGTCGAGAAGGTCGGAGACGCAGTCGAAGATTTCGTCCCGGGTGATCGCGTCGGAATTCCGTGGCTGCACTACACGTGCGGGCGATGCGAGTTCTGCCTTCGCGACCGTGAGAACTTGTGCCCCAACTCCACGTACACGGGCTGGGATGTCGATGGCGGGTATGCCGAATATGCTTTGGCGACAGCAGAATTCGCACTCAAGTTACCCACCGGATATTCCGACGCAGAATTGGCGCCGCTCCTCTGCGCCGGCATCATCGGGTTTCGTGCACTTCAGCGAGCTGATGTCCCTGCGGGTGGCCGATTAGGAATCTACGGCTTCGGCGGGAGCGCCCACCTCGCGGCGCAGGTAGCGATGGCACGCGACGCAGAAGTCCATGTCATGACGCGCAGTGAATCGGCTCGCGCATTGGCCACCGAGTTGGGCGCCACGTCGGTGCAGGATGCGTATGACCCTCCACCGGCAAAGCTCGACTCGGCCATTCTGTTCGCTCCCGTCGGCGACCTCGTTCCACCGGCAATGGAAGCTTTGAATCGAGGTGGAATCCTGTCGATCGCCGGAATCCATCTCTCGGATACTCCGAGCCTGAACTATCAGAAACACCTGTTCTACGAACGCGAAATACGTTCGGTCACAGCGAATACGCGGGGCGACGCTCGGGAGTTCCTCGAGTTTGCCGGCGAGCACCACCTCGACGTCACCACCACCGAATATCCGCTTGCCGAAGCCAATTCGGCCTTGGTCGATCTGGCCGAGGACCGAGTCACCGGCGCTGCAGTCTTGATTCCCTGA